A section of the Malus sylvestris chromosome 17, drMalSylv7.2, whole genome shotgun sequence genome encodes:
- the LOC126610479 gene encoding uncharacterized protein LOC126610479 isoform X4 yields the protein MAEEIKPIEKPVDYRPWFRYVRRGDWCKAKEFLTLHPSAITATDSDGDTALHNAIYKEHEQIVEELVQLMTEEQLETKNGDGQTALTIAAAKNLKIVKCLVAKNKKLLGIANGSGSTPIVIAAKHDRWDIVEELVQLMTEEQLETEDDDGETALTIAVAKNLKIVKCLVAKNKKLLGIADGRGSTPIDIAAEHDQCDIVEELVQLMTEEQLETKNDDGATALTIAAAKDLKIVKCLVAKNKKLLGIAHGRGRTPIVIAAEHDRWDIVEELVQLMTEEQLETTNNSGQTALTIAAAKNIKIVECLVAKNNKLLRIADGDQMTPILSAAKNDRWDIVRYLYPLTRLEDLKPENGPCGSQLVCYCLQAKQFDIVSELLDRCPGLGYAKGFESYPIYEFALLPSAFPSGTSLKFWQRWIYKYIHVEHAHSVSDARINVQNQENEQGDQRNSTFVEHAPSVSDARINVQNQENEQDDQRNSTVVEHAPSVSDARINVQNQENEQDDQRNSTFFGLLQGLPSRLSESLGINRIRDLKLHHVRSLEILKGTCEEIKHLNNEEMKRYKLYETVFNAVQNGIVEIVISLCNAKPELLVRKRPRKGPDEKFTFPRSISRTSINQEPTFEESIFHYAVECRQEKVYSLIYGAGERNYLATMNNSRVEKMLYHAGKLSPLAKEKLDCIPGAALQMQRERQWYKEVQSMVTAPGAPPFTEYGLNAVRFFTEDHKELHEKGEKWMKDTASSYIIVSALIITIMFAAAFTVPGGNNQETGFPIFLNEKLFMVFVVSDAISLFSSVTSALMFLSILTSRYAEDDFLKSLPTKMIIGLSTLFISVATMMVAFSSAIFIMLRDKSSISTPIIFLASVPVILFVWMHFPLLLEIFVSTYGGGIFDRKVKRWI from the exons ATGGCAGAAGAGATCAAGCCAATAGAAAAACCAG TTGATTATAGACCTTGGTTCCGATATGTAAGGCGGGGTGATTGGTGTAAGGCGAAGGAGTTTCTCACCCTACACCCCAGTGCAATAACAGCAACGGATTCAGATGGGGACACAGCTCTTCACAATGCAATATACAAAGAGCACGAGCAAATTGTGGAAGAGCTGGTGCAGTTGATGACGGAAGAGCAATTGGAGACCAAAAATGGTGATGGTCAGACGGCTCTTACTATTGCTGCTGCAAAAAACCTCAAGATCGTTAAATGCTTGGTTGCAAAGAACAAGAAACTACTCGGTATTGCCAATGGCAGCGGAAGCACTCCGATTGTCATTGCCGCTAAGCATGACCGATGGGATATAGTGGAAGAGCTGGTGCAGTTGATGACGGAAGAGCAATTGGAGACCGAAGATGATGATGGTGAGACGGCTCTTACTATTGCTGTTGCAAAAAACCTCAAGATCGTTAAATGCTTGGTTGCAAAGAACAAGAAACTACTCGGTATTGCCGATGGCAGGGGAAGCACTCCGATTGACATTGCCGCTGAGCATGACCAATGTGATATAGTGGAAGAGCTGGTGCAGTTGATGACGGAAGAGCAATTGGAGACCAAAAATGATGATGGTGCGACGGCTCTTACTATTGCTGCTGCAAAAGACCTCAAGATCGTTAAATGCTTGGTTGCAAAGAACAAGAAACTACTCGGTATTGCACATGGCCGCGGAAGGACTCCGATTGTCATTGCCGCTGAGCATGACCGATGGGATATAGTGGAAGAGCTGGTGCAGTTGATGACGGAAGAGCAATTGGAGACCACAAATAATAGTGGTCAGACGGCTCTTACTATTGCTGCTGCAAAAAACATCAAGATCGTTGAATGCTTGGTTGCGAAGAACAACAAACTACTCCGTATTGCCGATGGCGACCAAATGACTCCGATTCTCAGTGCTGCTAAGAATGACCGATGGGATATAGTTCGGTACCTCTACCCTCTAACTCGCCTCGAAGATCTAAAGCCAGAAAACGGCCCTTGCGGCTCTCAACTTGTTTGCTATTGTCTTCAGGCCAAACAATTTG ATATTGTATCGGAGTTACTTGACCGTTGCCCGGGCTTGGGATATGCTAAAGGCTTTGAAAGTTACCCTATATATGAATTTGCTCTTCTGCCCTCTGCATTTCCGAGTGGGACGTCGCTCAAATTCTGGCAACGGTGGATTTATAAAT ATATACACGTAGAGCATGCTCATTCCGTCAGTGATGCTCGGATAAATGTTCAAAATCAAGAAAATGAACAAGGTGATCAAAGGAATAGCACAT TCGTAGAGCATGCTCCTTCCGTCAGTGATGCTCGGATAAATGTTCAAAATCAAGAAAATGAACAAGATGATCAAAGGAATAGCACAG TCGTAGAGCATGCTCCTTCCGTCAGTGATGCTCGGATAAATGTTCAAAATCAAGAAAATGAACAAGATGATCAAAGGAATAGCACAT TCTTCGGTTTATTACAAGGACTTCCATCGAGGCTTTCAGAGTCTTTGG GAATCAACCGCATTCGTGATCTGAAATTGCATCATGTTCGGTCACTTGAAATTTTGAAGGGCACTTGTGAGGAGATAAAACATTTAAATAATGAAGAAATGAAGAGATATAAACTATATGAAACAGTATTCAATGCTGTTCAAAATGGGATTGTTGAGATAGTTATTTCTTTATGCAACGCCAAACCAGAGTTATTGGTCAGAAAAAGACCAAGGAAAGGACCAGACGAAAAGTTCACATTTCCAAGGTCCATATCAAGAACGTCCATAAATCAAGAGCCCACATTTGAGGAGTCCATATTTCATTACGCTGTTGAATGCCGTCAAGAAAAAGTTTATAGCCTTATATACGGGGCTGGTGAAAGAAATTACCTTGCGACTATGAATAATAGTCGGGTGGAAAAAATGCTATATCATGCTGGGAAGTTATCTCCATTGGCAAAGGAAAAGCTTGATTGTATTCCGGGTGCAGCCTTGCAAATGCAGAGAGAAAGGCAATGGTACAAG GAGGTACAGAGCATGGTTACAGCCCCGGGAGCCCCACCTTTTACAGAATATGGTTTGAATGCCGTTAGATTCTTTACCGAGGACCACAAGGAATTGCATGAGAAAGGAGAAAAGTGGATGAAAGACACAGCAAGTTCTTATATCATTGTCAGTGCCCTCATTATTACAATCATGTTTGCTGCAGCATTCACAGTTCCGGGTGGCAACAATCAAGAAACAGGGTTTCCCATATTCttaaatgaaaagttatttATGGTTTTTGTAGTTTCAGATGCAATTTCGCTCTTTTCTTCTGTAACTTCAGCGTTGATGTTTCTGAGCATCCTTACATCGCGTTATGCTGAAGATGATTTTCTCAAATCCTTACCCACAAAGATGATAATAGGACTTTCCACACTCTTCATCTCCGTTGCAACCATGATGGTTGCCTTCTCTTCTGCCATATTCATCATGCTTCGTGACAAATCATCGATTAGTACTCCAATAATTTTCCTTGCCAGTGTTCCCGtcattttatttgtttggaTGCATTTTCCCCTTCTCCTTGAGATTTTTGTGTCTACCTATGGCGGAGGAATATTCGATAGGAAAGTCAAACGCTGGATATAA
- the LOC126610479 gene encoding uncharacterized protein LOC126610479 isoform X1: MAEEIKPIEKPEINPEINPIEMSMAAEIKPIENPVDYRPWFRYVRRGDWCKAKEFLTLHPSAITATDSDGDTALHNAIYKEHEQIVEELVQLMTEEQLETKNGDGQTALTIAAAKNLKIVKCLVAKNKKLLGIANGSGSTPIVIAAKHDRWDIVEELVQLMTEEQLETEDDDGETALTIAVAKNLKIVKCLVAKNKKLLGIADGRGSTPIDIAAEHDQCDIVEELVQLMTEEQLETKNDDGATALTIAAAKDLKIVKCLVAKNKKLLGIAHGRGRTPIVIAAEHDRWDIVEELVQLMTEEQLETTNNSGQTALTIAAAKNIKIVECLVAKNNKLLRIADGDQMTPILSAAKNDRWDIVRYLYPLTRLEDLKPENGPCGSQLVCYCLQAKQFDIVSELLDRCPGLGYAKGFESYPIYEFALLPSAFPSGTSLKFWQRWIYKYIHVEHAHSVSDARINVQNQENEQGDQRNSTFVEHAPSVSDARINVQNQENEQDDQRNSTVVEHAPSVSDARINVQNQENEQDDQRNSTFFGLLQGLPSRLSESLGINRIRDLKLHHVRSLEILKGTCEEIKHLNNEEMKRYKLYETVFNAVQNGIVEIVISLCNAKPELLVRKRPRKGPDEKFTFPRSISRTSINQEPTFEESIFHYAVECRQEKVYSLIYGAGERNYLATMNNSRVEKMLYHAGKLSPLAKEKLDCIPGAALQMQRERQWYKEVQSMVTAPGAPPFTEYGLNAVRFFTEDHKELHEKGEKWMKDTASSYIIVSALIITIMFAAAFTVPGGNNQETGFPIFLNEKLFMVFVVSDAISLFSSVTSALMFLSILTSRYAEDDFLKSLPTKMIIGLSTLFISVATMMVAFSSAIFIMLRDKSSISTPIIFLASVPVILFVWMHFPLLLEIFVSTYGGGIFDRKVKRWI, translated from the exons ATGGCAGAAGAGATCAAGCCAATAGAAAAACCAG AGATCAACCCAGAGATCAACCCAATAGAAATGAGCATGGCAGCAGAGATCAAGCCAATAGAAAACCCAG TTGATTATAGACCTTGGTTCCGATATGTAAGGCGGGGTGATTGGTGTAAGGCGAAGGAGTTTCTCACCCTACACCCCAGTGCAATAACAGCAACGGATTCAGATGGGGACACAGCTCTTCACAATGCAATATACAAAGAGCACGAGCAAATTGTGGAAGAGCTGGTGCAGTTGATGACGGAAGAGCAATTGGAGACCAAAAATGGTGATGGTCAGACGGCTCTTACTATTGCTGCTGCAAAAAACCTCAAGATCGTTAAATGCTTGGTTGCAAAGAACAAGAAACTACTCGGTATTGCCAATGGCAGCGGAAGCACTCCGATTGTCATTGCCGCTAAGCATGACCGATGGGATATAGTGGAAGAGCTGGTGCAGTTGATGACGGAAGAGCAATTGGAGACCGAAGATGATGATGGTGAGACGGCTCTTACTATTGCTGTTGCAAAAAACCTCAAGATCGTTAAATGCTTGGTTGCAAAGAACAAGAAACTACTCGGTATTGCCGATGGCAGGGGAAGCACTCCGATTGACATTGCCGCTGAGCATGACCAATGTGATATAGTGGAAGAGCTGGTGCAGTTGATGACGGAAGAGCAATTGGAGACCAAAAATGATGATGGTGCGACGGCTCTTACTATTGCTGCTGCAAAAGACCTCAAGATCGTTAAATGCTTGGTTGCAAAGAACAAGAAACTACTCGGTATTGCACATGGCCGCGGAAGGACTCCGATTGTCATTGCCGCTGAGCATGACCGATGGGATATAGTGGAAGAGCTGGTGCAGTTGATGACGGAAGAGCAATTGGAGACCACAAATAATAGTGGTCAGACGGCTCTTACTATTGCTGCTGCAAAAAACATCAAGATCGTTGAATGCTTGGTTGCGAAGAACAACAAACTACTCCGTATTGCCGATGGCGACCAAATGACTCCGATTCTCAGTGCTGCTAAGAATGACCGATGGGATATAGTTCGGTACCTCTACCCTCTAACTCGCCTCGAAGATCTAAAGCCAGAAAACGGCCCTTGCGGCTCTCAACTTGTTTGCTATTGTCTTCAGGCCAAACAATTTG ATATTGTATCGGAGTTACTTGACCGTTGCCCGGGCTTGGGATATGCTAAAGGCTTTGAAAGTTACCCTATATATGAATTTGCTCTTCTGCCCTCTGCATTTCCGAGTGGGACGTCGCTCAAATTCTGGCAACGGTGGATTTATAAAT ATATACACGTAGAGCATGCTCATTCCGTCAGTGATGCTCGGATAAATGTTCAAAATCAAGAAAATGAACAAGGTGATCAAAGGAATAGCACAT TCGTAGAGCATGCTCCTTCCGTCAGTGATGCTCGGATAAATGTTCAAAATCAAGAAAATGAACAAGATGATCAAAGGAATAGCACAG TCGTAGAGCATGCTCCTTCCGTCAGTGATGCTCGGATAAATGTTCAAAATCAAGAAAATGAACAAGATGATCAAAGGAATAGCACAT TCTTCGGTTTATTACAAGGACTTCCATCGAGGCTTTCAGAGTCTTTGG GAATCAACCGCATTCGTGATCTGAAATTGCATCATGTTCGGTCACTTGAAATTTTGAAGGGCACTTGTGAGGAGATAAAACATTTAAATAATGAAGAAATGAAGAGATATAAACTATATGAAACAGTATTCAATGCTGTTCAAAATGGGATTGTTGAGATAGTTATTTCTTTATGCAACGCCAAACCAGAGTTATTGGTCAGAAAAAGACCAAGGAAAGGACCAGACGAAAAGTTCACATTTCCAAGGTCCATATCAAGAACGTCCATAAATCAAGAGCCCACATTTGAGGAGTCCATATTTCATTACGCTGTTGAATGCCGTCAAGAAAAAGTTTATAGCCTTATATACGGGGCTGGTGAAAGAAATTACCTTGCGACTATGAATAATAGTCGGGTGGAAAAAATGCTATATCATGCTGGGAAGTTATCTCCATTGGCAAAGGAAAAGCTTGATTGTATTCCGGGTGCAGCCTTGCAAATGCAGAGAGAAAGGCAATGGTACAAG GAGGTACAGAGCATGGTTACAGCCCCGGGAGCCCCACCTTTTACAGAATATGGTTTGAATGCCGTTAGATTCTTTACCGAGGACCACAAGGAATTGCATGAGAAAGGAGAAAAGTGGATGAAAGACACAGCAAGTTCTTATATCATTGTCAGTGCCCTCATTATTACAATCATGTTTGCTGCAGCATTCACAGTTCCGGGTGGCAACAATCAAGAAACAGGGTTTCCCATATTCttaaatgaaaagttatttATGGTTTTTGTAGTTTCAGATGCAATTTCGCTCTTTTCTTCTGTAACTTCAGCGTTGATGTTTCTGAGCATCCTTACATCGCGTTATGCTGAAGATGATTTTCTCAAATCCTTACCCACAAAGATGATAATAGGACTTTCCACACTCTTCATCTCCGTTGCAACCATGATGGTTGCCTTCTCTTCTGCCATATTCATCATGCTTCGTGACAAATCATCGATTAGTACTCCAATAATTTTCCTTGCCAGTGTTCCCGtcattttatttgtttggaTGCATTTTCCCCTTCTCCTTGAGATTTTTGTGTCTACCTATGGCGGAGGAATATTCGATAGGAAAGTCAAACGCTGGATATAA
- the LOC126610479 gene encoding uncharacterized protein LOC126610479 isoform X6: MAEEIKPIEKPEINPEINPIEMSMAAEIKPIENPVDYRPWFRYVRRGDWCKAKEFLTLHPSAITATDSDGDTALHNAIYKEHEQIVEELVQLMTEEQLETKNGDGQTALTIAAAKNLKIVKCLVAKNKKLLGIANGSGSTPIVIAAKHDRWDIVEELVQLMTEEQLETEDDDGETALTIAVAKNLKIVKCLVAKNKKLLGIADGRGSTPIDIAAEHDQCDIVEELVQLMTEEQLETKNDDGATALTIAAAKDLKIVKCLVAKNKKLLGIAHGRGRTPIVIAAEHDRWDIVEELVQLMTEEQLETTNNSGQTALTIAAAKNIKIVECLVAKNNKLLRIADGDQMTPILSAAKNDRWDIVRYLYPLTRLEDLKPENGPCGSQLVCYCLQAKQFDIVSELLDRCPGLGYAKGFESYPIYEFALLPSAFPSGTSLKFWQRWIYKYIHVEHAHSVSDARINVQNQENEQGDQRNSTFVEHAPSVSDARINVQNQENEQDDQRNSTVFGLLQGLPSRLSESLGINRIRDLKLHHVRSLEILKGTCEEIKHLNNEEMKRYKLYETVFNAVQNGIVEIVISLCNAKPELLVRKRPRKGPDEKFTFPRSISRTSINQEPTFEESIFHYAVECRQEKVYSLIYGAGERNYLATMNNSRVEKMLYHAGKLSPLAKEKLDCIPGAALQMQRERQWYKEVQSMVTAPGAPPFTEYGLNAVRFFTEDHKELHEKGEKWMKDTASSYIIVSALIITIMFAAAFTVPGGNNQETGFPIFLNEKLFMVFVVSDAISLFSSVTSALMFLSILTSRYAEDDFLKSLPTKMIIGLSTLFISVATMMVAFSSAIFIMLRDKSSISTPIIFLASVPVILFVWMHFPLLLEIFVSTYGGGIFDRKVKRWI; this comes from the exons ATGGCAGAAGAGATCAAGCCAATAGAAAAACCAG AGATCAACCCAGAGATCAACCCAATAGAAATGAGCATGGCAGCAGAGATCAAGCCAATAGAAAACCCAG TTGATTATAGACCTTGGTTCCGATATGTAAGGCGGGGTGATTGGTGTAAGGCGAAGGAGTTTCTCACCCTACACCCCAGTGCAATAACAGCAACGGATTCAGATGGGGACACAGCTCTTCACAATGCAATATACAAAGAGCACGAGCAAATTGTGGAAGAGCTGGTGCAGTTGATGACGGAAGAGCAATTGGAGACCAAAAATGGTGATGGTCAGACGGCTCTTACTATTGCTGCTGCAAAAAACCTCAAGATCGTTAAATGCTTGGTTGCAAAGAACAAGAAACTACTCGGTATTGCCAATGGCAGCGGAAGCACTCCGATTGTCATTGCCGCTAAGCATGACCGATGGGATATAGTGGAAGAGCTGGTGCAGTTGATGACGGAAGAGCAATTGGAGACCGAAGATGATGATGGTGAGACGGCTCTTACTATTGCTGTTGCAAAAAACCTCAAGATCGTTAAATGCTTGGTTGCAAAGAACAAGAAACTACTCGGTATTGCCGATGGCAGGGGAAGCACTCCGATTGACATTGCCGCTGAGCATGACCAATGTGATATAGTGGAAGAGCTGGTGCAGTTGATGACGGAAGAGCAATTGGAGACCAAAAATGATGATGGTGCGACGGCTCTTACTATTGCTGCTGCAAAAGACCTCAAGATCGTTAAATGCTTGGTTGCAAAGAACAAGAAACTACTCGGTATTGCACATGGCCGCGGAAGGACTCCGATTGTCATTGCCGCTGAGCATGACCGATGGGATATAGTGGAAGAGCTGGTGCAGTTGATGACGGAAGAGCAATTGGAGACCACAAATAATAGTGGTCAGACGGCTCTTACTATTGCTGCTGCAAAAAACATCAAGATCGTTGAATGCTTGGTTGCGAAGAACAACAAACTACTCCGTATTGCCGATGGCGACCAAATGACTCCGATTCTCAGTGCTGCTAAGAATGACCGATGGGATATAGTTCGGTACCTCTACCCTCTAACTCGCCTCGAAGATCTAAAGCCAGAAAACGGCCCTTGCGGCTCTCAACTTGTTTGCTATTGTCTTCAGGCCAAACAATTTG ATATTGTATCGGAGTTACTTGACCGTTGCCCGGGCTTGGGATATGCTAAAGGCTTTGAAAGTTACCCTATATATGAATTTGCTCTTCTGCCCTCTGCATTTCCGAGTGGGACGTCGCTCAAATTCTGGCAACGGTGGATTTATAAAT ATATACACGTAGAGCATGCTCATTCCGTCAGTGATGCTCGGATAAATGTTCAAAATCAAGAAAATGAACAAGGTGATCAAAGGAATAGCACAT TCGTAGAGCATGCTCCTTCCGTCAGTGATGCTCGGATAAATGTTCAAAATCAAGAAAATGAACAAGATGATCAAAGGAATAGCACAG TCTTCGGTTTATTACAAGGACTTCCATCGAGGCTTTCAGAGTCTTTGG GAATCAACCGCATTCGTGATCTGAAATTGCATCATGTTCGGTCACTTGAAATTTTGAAGGGCACTTGTGAGGAGATAAAACATTTAAATAATGAAGAAATGAAGAGATATAAACTATATGAAACAGTATTCAATGCTGTTCAAAATGGGATTGTTGAGATAGTTATTTCTTTATGCAACGCCAAACCAGAGTTATTGGTCAGAAAAAGACCAAGGAAAGGACCAGACGAAAAGTTCACATTTCCAAGGTCCATATCAAGAACGTCCATAAATCAAGAGCCCACATTTGAGGAGTCCATATTTCATTACGCTGTTGAATGCCGTCAAGAAAAAGTTTATAGCCTTATATACGGGGCTGGTGAAAGAAATTACCTTGCGACTATGAATAATAGTCGGGTGGAAAAAATGCTATATCATGCTGGGAAGTTATCTCCATTGGCAAAGGAAAAGCTTGATTGTATTCCGGGTGCAGCCTTGCAAATGCAGAGAGAAAGGCAATGGTACAAG GAGGTACAGAGCATGGTTACAGCCCCGGGAGCCCCACCTTTTACAGAATATGGTTTGAATGCCGTTAGATTCTTTACCGAGGACCACAAGGAATTGCATGAGAAAGGAGAAAAGTGGATGAAAGACACAGCAAGTTCTTATATCATTGTCAGTGCCCTCATTATTACAATCATGTTTGCTGCAGCATTCACAGTTCCGGGTGGCAACAATCAAGAAACAGGGTTTCCCATATTCttaaatgaaaagttatttATGGTTTTTGTAGTTTCAGATGCAATTTCGCTCTTTTCTTCTGTAACTTCAGCGTTGATGTTTCTGAGCATCCTTACATCGCGTTATGCTGAAGATGATTTTCTCAAATCCTTACCCACAAAGATGATAATAGGACTTTCCACACTCTTCATCTCCGTTGCAACCATGATGGTTGCCTTCTCTTCTGCCATATTCATCATGCTTCGTGACAAATCATCGATTAGTACTCCAATAATTTTCCTTGCCAGTGTTCCCGtcattttatttgtttggaTGCATTTTCCCCTTCTCCTTGAGATTTTTGTGTCTACCTATGGCGGAGGAATATTCGATAGGAAAGTCAAACGCTGGATATAA
- the LOC126610479 gene encoding uncharacterized protein LOC126610479 isoform X5 — translation MAEEIKPIEKPEINPEINPIEMSMAAEIKPIENPVDYRPWFRYVRRGDWCKAKEFLTLHPSAITATDSDGDTALHNAIYKEHEQIVEELVQLMTEEQLETKNGDGQTALTIAAAKNLKIVKCLVAKNKKLLGIANGSGSTPIVIAAKHDRWDIVEELVQLMTEEQLETEDDDGETALTIAVAKNLKIVKCLVAKNKKLLGIADGRGSTPIDIAAEHDQCDIVEELVQLMTEEQLETKNDDGATALTIAAAKDLKIVKCLVAKNKKLLGIAHGRGRTPIVIAAEHDRWDIVEELVQLMTEEQLETTNNSGQTALTIAAAKNIKIVECLVAKNNKLLRIADGDQMTPILSAAKNDRWDIVRYLYPLTRLEDLKPENGPCGSQLVCYCLQAKQFDIVSELLDRCPGLGYAKGFESYPIYEFALLPSAFPSGTSLKFWQRWIYKYIHVEHAHSVSDARINVQNQENEQGDQRNSTFVEHAPSVSDARINVQNQENEQDDQRNSTFFGLLQGLPSRLSESLGINRIRDLKLHHVRSLEILKGTCEEIKHLNNEEMKRYKLYETVFNAVQNGIVEIVISLCNAKPELLVRKRPRKGPDEKFTFPRSISRTSINQEPTFEESIFHYAVECRQEKVYSLIYGAGERNYLATMNNSRVEKMLYHAGKLSPLAKEKLDCIPGAALQMQRERQWYKEVQSMVTAPGAPPFTEYGLNAVRFFTEDHKELHEKGEKWMKDTASSYIIVSALIITIMFAAAFTVPGGNNQETGFPIFLNEKLFMVFVVSDAISLFSSVTSALMFLSILTSRYAEDDFLKSLPTKMIIGLSTLFISVATMMVAFSSAIFIMLRDKSSISTPIIFLASVPVILFVWMHFPLLLEIFVSTYGGGIFDRKVKRWI, via the exons ATGGCAGAAGAGATCAAGCCAATAGAAAAACCAG AGATCAACCCAGAGATCAACCCAATAGAAATGAGCATGGCAGCAGAGATCAAGCCAATAGAAAACCCAG TTGATTATAGACCTTGGTTCCGATATGTAAGGCGGGGTGATTGGTGTAAGGCGAAGGAGTTTCTCACCCTACACCCCAGTGCAATAACAGCAACGGATTCAGATGGGGACACAGCTCTTCACAATGCAATATACAAAGAGCACGAGCAAATTGTGGAAGAGCTGGTGCAGTTGATGACGGAAGAGCAATTGGAGACCAAAAATGGTGATGGTCAGACGGCTCTTACTATTGCTGCTGCAAAAAACCTCAAGATCGTTAAATGCTTGGTTGCAAAGAACAAGAAACTACTCGGTATTGCCAATGGCAGCGGAAGCACTCCGATTGTCATTGCCGCTAAGCATGACCGATGGGATATAGTGGAAGAGCTGGTGCAGTTGATGACGGAAGAGCAATTGGAGACCGAAGATGATGATGGTGAGACGGCTCTTACTATTGCTGTTGCAAAAAACCTCAAGATCGTTAAATGCTTGGTTGCAAAGAACAAGAAACTACTCGGTATTGCCGATGGCAGGGGAAGCACTCCGATTGACATTGCCGCTGAGCATGACCAATGTGATATAGTGGAAGAGCTGGTGCAGTTGATGACGGAAGAGCAATTGGAGACCAAAAATGATGATGGTGCGACGGCTCTTACTATTGCTGCTGCAAAAGACCTCAAGATCGTTAAATGCTTGGTTGCAAAGAACAAGAAACTACTCGGTATTGCACATGGCCGCGGAAGGACTCCGATTGTCATTGCCGCTGAGCATGACCGATGGGATATAGTGGAAGAGCTGGTGCAGTTGATGACGGAAGAGCAATTGGAGACCACAAATAATAGTGGTCAGACGGCTCTTACTATTGCTGCTGCAAAAAACATCAAGATCGTTGAATGCTTGGTTGCGAAGAACAACAAACTACTCCGTATTGCCGATGGCGACCAAATGACTCCGATTCTCAGTGCTGCTAAGAATGACCGATGGGATATAGTTCGGTACCTCTACCCTCTAACTCGCCTCGAAGATCTAAAGCCAGAAAACGGCCCTTGCGGCTCTCAACTTGTTTGCTATTGTCTTCAGGCCAAACAATTTG ATATTGTATCGGAGTTACTTGACCGTTGCCCGGGCTTGGGATATGCTAAAGGCTTTGAAAGTTACCCTATATATGAATTTGCTCTTCTGCCCTCTGCATTTCCGAGTGGGACGTCGCTCAAATTCTGGCAACGGTGGATTTATAAAT ATATACACGTAGAGCATGCTCATTCCGTCAGTGATGCTCGGATAAATGTTCAAAATCAAGAAAATGAACAAGGTGATCAAAGGAATAGCACAT TCGTAGAGCATGCTCCTTCCGTCAGTGATGCTCGGATAAATGTTCAAAATCAAGAAAATGAACAAGATGATCAAAGGAATAGCACAT TCTTCGGTTTATTACAAGGACTTCCATCGAGGCTTTCAGAGTCTTTGG GAATCAACCGCATTCGTGATCTGAAATTGCATCATGTTCGGTCACTTGAAATTTTGAAGGGCACTTGTGAGGAGATAAAACATTTAAATAATGAAGAAATGAAGAGATATAAACTATATGAAACAGTATTCAATGCTGTTCAAAATGGGATTGTTGAGATAGTTATTTCTTTATGCAACGCCAAACCAGAGTTATTGGTCAGAAAAAGACCAAGGAAAGGACCAGACGAAAAGTTCACATTTCCAAGGTCCATATCAAGAACGTCCATAAATCAAGAGCCCACATTTGAGGAGTCCATATTTCATTACGCTGTTGAATGCCGTCAAGAAAAAGTTTATAGCCTTATATACGGGGCTGGTGAAAGAAATTACCTTGCGACTATGAATAATAGTCGGGTGGAAAAAATGCTATATCATGCTGGGAAGTTATCTCCATTGGCAAAGGAAAAGCTTGATTGTATTCCGGGTGCAGCCTTGCAAATGCAGAGAGAAAGGCAATGGTACAAG GAGGTACAGAGCATGGTTACAGCCCCGGGAGCCCCACCTTTTACAGAATATGGTTTGAATGCCGTTAGATTCTTTACCGAGGACCACAAGGAATTGCATGAGAAAGGAGAAAAGTGGATGAAAGACACAGCAAGTTCTTATATCATTGTCAGTGCCCTCATTATTACAATCATGTTTGCTGCAGCATTCACAGTTCCGGGTGGCAACAATCAAGAAACAGGGTTTCCCATATTCttaaatgaaaagttatttATGGTTTTTGTAGTTTCAGATGCAATTTCGCTCTTTTCTTCTGTAACTTCAGCGTTGATGTTTCTGAGCATCCTTACATCGCGTTATGCTGAAGATGATTTTCTCAAATCCTTACCCACAAAGATGATAATAGGACTTTCCACACTCTTCATCTCCGTTGCAACCATGATGGTTGCCTTCTCTTCTGCCATATTCATCATGCTTCGTGACAAATCATCGATTAGTACTCCAATAATTTTCCTTGCCAGTGTTCCCGtcattttatttgtttggaTGCATTTTCCCCTTCTCCTTGAGATTTTTGTGTCTACCTATGGCGGAGGAATATTCGATAGGAAAGTCAAACGCTGGATATAA